Below is a window of uncultured Cohaesibacter sp. DNA.
AGGTTTCACCGTCAATCTCGATGGTTTCCTGCCCGTCCTGAGCCGGAGTGCCAACACCGGTTGGCGTCACCACCGCACCAAGACCGAAACCGCCTGCGCGGATGCGCTCTGCCAATGTGCCCTGCGGCACCAGCTCAACCTCGATTTCACCGGCAATCATCTTTTGCTGGGTCATCGGGTTTGTGCCGATATGGCTTGTAATCACCTTGGAAACGAGCCCTGCCTCAATCAGCTTGCCGATGGCGAAACCGGGTCTGGCGGTGTCATTGGCAATGACGGTCAGATCGGTCTTCTGCTGCTTGACCAATTCATCGATCAGACGGGGTGGCGTACCGATTCCCATGAATCCGCCGATCATGAGGACAGCACCGTCGGGAATTTTCGC
It encodes the following:
- a CDS encoding 3-oxoacid CoA-transferase subunit A, with translation MSDITYLEEAVAKIPDGAVLMIGGFMGIGTPPRLIDELVKQQKTDLTVIANDTARPGFAIGKLIEAGLVSKVITSHIGTNPMTQQKMIAGEIEVELVPQGTLAERIRAGGFGLGAVVTPTGVGTPAQDGQETIEIDGETFILAKPLKADFALINAKQADYLGNLVYNLTARNFNPIMAMAAETVIAEAQTIVPTGALAPDLIATPHVLVDYLISKESSNG